CGGAGGATTTGGACCTTATCGTCATGGGAACGACGACGCCCGATCAGATCTTTCCCAATAGCGCGACCATGCTGCAGGAGCGGCTCGGCATCGCACGGATTGGCGCGTTCACGCTGGAAGCTGCTTGCAGCGGATTCATTTACGCGCTGAACGTTGCCGACAAGTTCATCCGTACCGGCGATGCACGCCGTGTGCTGGTGGTGGGTGCCGAGATGATGTCCCAGCTCGTGGACTGGAGCGATCGCACGACGTGCGTGTTGTTCGGCGATGGTGCAGGTGCCGTGATTCTGGAGGCGGCTGCCGAACCGGGCATCATCGGCAGCCTGATCCATGCCGATGGCCGGTATCGCGATCTACTCGAGTTCCCCGGGGGCGTGGGGCGCGATTTCCGCAATCTCGAGAACGTCTATTTGCAGATGCGTGGCAGCGAAGTGTTCAAGGTCGCCGTGGCAACCCTCGGGCAGAGTGTTGAGGAATGCTTGGCACGCTTCGGCCATGACAAGTCGGAGTTGGACTGGCTGATTCCCCATCAGGCGAATGTCCGCATCATCCAGGCGACGGCGCGCCGG
This sequence is a window from Candidatus Macondimonas diazotrophica. Protein-coding genes within it:
- a CDS encoding beta-ketoacyl-ACP synthase III; amino-acid sequence: MTPVYSRIVATGSYLPRKILTNADLEARIDTSDSWIRERTGIVQRHISAPDETVSMMSEQAARNALAMAGLAPEDLDLIVMGTTTPDQIFPNSATMLQERLGIARIGAFTLEAACSGFIYALNVADKFIRTGDARRVLVVGAEMMSQLVDWSDRTTCVLFGDGAGAVILEAAAEPGIIGSLIHADGRYRDLLEFPGGVGRDFRNLENVYLQMRGSEVFKVAVATLGQSVEECLARFGHDKSELDWLIPHQANVRIIQATARRLGMPMDQVVVTVDHHGNTSTASIPLALDAAVRDGRIQRGQLLLLEAFGGGFTWGSALVRF